From Hydractinia symbiolongicarpus strain clone_291-10 chromosome 12, HSymV2.1, whole genome shotgun sequence, one genomic window encodes:
- the LOC130622112 gene encoding kynurenine formamidase-like, translating into MSNDWYEKQYNPSFWSKRYATREEVIQNFIDVATKRSEKTRRNITSELDISYGTSKRQRIDIFYPDENKNEKPKDSIIVYIHGGYWQEGDKSLYSFAAKQFVCNGFAFVVIGYDLTPEVTIPQIIEQIETALIVIKDKFKSTKLILLGHSAGAHASVAVADRGNVSVDALFLVSGVYDLLPLINTSINDTLRLSKESAACLNLMKPIKGVNIIFVCIGENDSPEFYRQSKVFSQKQSSETLSGFYTVDNEDHFSIILSMYDENAMLTKEILKAAKILVKK; encoded by the coding sequence atgtcaaatgattggtatgaaaaacaatataaccCAAGCTTTTGGTCTAAACGATATGCAACAAGGGAGGAAGTCATACAGAATTTTATAGATGTTGCAACAAAACGAAGCGAAAAAACTCGTAGAAATATTACTTCTGAGTTGGACATCAGTTATGGCACATCAAAAAGACAAAggattgatattttttatcctgatgaaaataaaaatgaaaaaccaaAAGATTCTATAATTGTTTATATCCATGGTGGGTATTGGCAAGAAGGCGATAAAAGTTTGTATTCATTTGCAGCTAAACAGTTTGTATGTAACGGATTTGCTTTCGTTGTTATTGGATATGACCTAACACCAGAGGTAACAATTCCACAAATTATCGAGCAAATTGAAACCGCTCTAATAGTGATTAAGGATAAATTCAAGAGCACAAAACTTATTTTACTTGGTCATTCAGCAGGTGCACATGCATCAGTTGCAGTTGCAGACAGAGGTAATGTTTCTGTGGATGCTTTATTTTTAGTTAGTGGTGTGTATGATTTGCTTCCCTTAATTAATACAAGTATTAATGATACTCTGCGTCTTAGTAAAGAAAGTGCAGCTTGTTTAAACTTGATGAAGCCAATAAAGGGTGTTAACATTATCTTTGTTTGTATTGGAGAGAATGATTCTCCAGAATTTTATAGACAATCAAAAGTTTTCTCTCAAAAGCAGAGCAGTGAAACTTTGTCTGGGTTTTATACTGTCGACAATGAAGATCATTTTAGCATCATTCTTAGTATGTATGACGAAAACGCTATgctaacaaaagaaattttaaaggcCGCCAAAATTTTGGTCAAAAAATAG